A section of the Lampris incognitus isolate fLamInc1 chromosome 8, fLamInc1.hap2, whole genome shotgun sequence genome encodes:
- the zgc:171929 gene encoding transcription factor Ovo-like 2 produces MPRSFLIKKKQAACGGWRWREPEESQWKDHHTVVRDKEQTLAFHDNLKPAILPQPVTTTGPETSVAVGITAPQTGPGVFGAESGEGWSSLLHQGHFYHPNPLAMAYRAKPRPRTAPGSGAFMCSVCHKVFPLQRMLTRHLKCHSLVKRHPCRFCGKGFNDTFDLKRHMRTHTGIRPYKCELCEKAFTQRCSLESHMRKIHGVHQQFAYRQRRSKIFVCEDCGYTSNRPDEYFLHVRQCHPGSPALRRYYRRQAHEHTERKLSPYMVYATPGYFM; encoded by the exons ATGCCAAGGTCTTTCCTTATCAAAAAGAAACAGGCAGCATGTGGCGGGTGGCGATGGAGAGAGCCAGAGGAGTCGCAGTGGAAAGACCATCACACAGTTG TGCGTGATAAGGAACAGACTCTCGCCTTTCATGACAACCTGAAGCCTGCCATTCTCCCTCAGCCTGTAACCACCACAGGACCAGAGACATCAGTGGCTGTAGGAATTACAGCACCACAGACAGGACCAGGGGTATTCGGGGCAGAATCAGGCGAAGGCTGGTCCTCTCTGCTGCACCAAGGCCACTTCTACCACCCTAACCCACTGGCAATGGCTTATCGAGCTAAG CCCCGTCCCCGTACGGCACCTGGCTCAGGGGCCTTCATGTGTTCAGTGTGCCACAAGGTATTCCCCTTGCAACGCATGTTGACACGCCACCTCAAGTGCCACAGCCTAGTGAAGAGACACCCTTGCAGGTTCTGCGGCAAAGGATTCAACGATACATTCGACCTCAAGagacacatgcgcacacatacaG GTATCCGACCCTACAAGTGTGAGTTATGTGAGAAGGCCTTCACGCAGCGCTGCTCCTTGGAGTCCCACATGAGGAAGATACATGGCGTCCACCAGCAGTTTGCCTACCGCCAGCGGCGCTCCAAGATCTTTGTCTGCGAGGATTGTGGCTACACCTCTAACCGCCCCGACGAGTACTTTCTCCATGTGCGGCAGTGCCATCCGGGCAgccccgccctgcggcgttactACCGGCGCCAGGCGCACGAGCACACTGAACGTAAACTGAGCCCCTATATGGTGTACGCGACCCCTGGGTACTtcatgtga